The Accipiter gentilis chromosome 9, bAccGen1.1, whole genome shotgun sequence genome includes a region encoding these proteins:
- the LOC126043156 gene encoding uncharacterized protein LOC126043156, producing MQPNIEYRDSMGIRNNYIQNLQLRCNNQQCDCYPFVCFKRKVCQDKWWVHCYEGYPPNGVCEQCYKFERSLTDWKLKQFEQRREIVKGSLQWWDIFTKGIPFVTEIVTVRCRREVLTVPCLTRLIKAAKWEAYVHRQKTRNSYSPEEFPCCREDGTPRGSKQPSQRARQKRNQLWRNESGKWDAKAIMAELPQDCSEKYHTAS from the exons ATGCAACCTAATATAGAATATAGAGATTCTATGGGAATAAGGAACAACTATATACAAAACTTACAATTAAGGTGTAACAACCAACAGtgtgattgttatccatttgtatgttttaaacgCAAGGTATGCCAGGACAAATGGTGGGTGCATTGCTATGAAGGATACCCTCCAAACGGAGTCTGCGAGCAGtgctataaatttgaaagatcattaactgattggaaattgaaacaattCGAACAAAGACGAGAAATAGTAAAGGGATCCCTCCAATGGTGGGATATCTTTACTAAAGGAATcccctttgtaactgagatcGTAACTGTCCGGTGTCGGAGGGAAGTACTAACCGTGCCTTGCCTGACCCGATTAATTAAAGCTGCGAAGTGGGAGGCCtatgtacacaggcagaaaacccgaaacagctattctcctgaagaattcccttgctgccgagaagatggtacaccccgtggctcgaagcaaccgagtcaacgggcgaggcagaagagaaaccaactgtggagaaatgaatcaggaaaatgggatgcaaaggcaatcatggctgaacttccccaggactg ttctgagaaataccacacagcaagttga